From Streptomyces sp. NBC_01754, a single genomic window includes:
- a CDS encoding FAD-dependent monooxygenase — protein MRTQVIVAGAGPTGLMLAYELTLAGVSVVVLEKQRERGVQSRAGALQPRTAEVLDLRGILAPLLDGAQPHDPAGGHFAMLPVELDCRPWRTRHPYPVTLPQVRLEAYLEELLVSRSVPVLRGHEVSEVEQDEDGVRAGGVHGSYLVACDGARSTVRSLLGAPFPGRPGRMSAVAADLTLASRSEAVPATRGHFSRYPRSAGGFFTILHPLDDGLYRMIFGKLSGNGPGREEPVTTDEVAEALRAVYGPETELGELRAASRFSDAVRQVERYRENRVFFAGDAAHIHMPIGGQGVNLGVQDAVNLGWKLAAAVHGWAPTGLLDSYHDERHPVAAHVLRHTQAQSLIMNPGGDEDAGAVRDLMTELLRLPDANRYVSGMMSGLDLHYPGVGPRLIDHLLTTEEGSTRASDLMHTGQGLLLSLDGEERPLGAHYSGRVRHVVAGTDEDTQGADALLVRPDGYVAWSSTNAEPLESALTRWFG, from the coding sequence ATGCGTACTCAGGTGATAGTGGCCGGTGCCGGACCGACCGGGCTGATGCTGGCCTACGAACTGACCCTGGCCGGGGTGTCGGTCGTCGTCCTCGAGAAGCAGCGCGAGCGCGGCGTACAGTCCCGCGCGGGCGCTCTTCAGCCGCGCACGGCCGAGGTGCTCGACCTGCGAGGGATCCTGGCCCCGCTGCTCGACGGTGCGCAGCCCCACGACCCGGCCGGCGGCCACTTCGCCATGCTCCCCGTCGAGTTGGACTGCCGCCCCTGGCGCACCCGTCACCCGTACCCGGTCACGCTCCCCCAGGTGCGACTGGAGGCGTACCTGGAAGAGCTGCTCGTCAGCCGGAGCGTTCCGGTGCTGCGCGGTCACGAGGTGTCGGAGGTCGAGCAGGACGAGGACGGCGTACGAGCCGGGGGCGTCCACGGCAGCTATCTGGTCGCCTGCGACGGCGCGCGCAGCACGGTCCGTTCCCTGCTGGGCGCACCCTTCCCGGGAAGGCCGGGCCGGATGTCCGCAGTGGCCGCCGACCTCACCCTCGCGTCCCGGTCCGAGGCCGTCCCGGCCACGCGCGGGCACTTCAGCCGCTACCCGCGCTCCGCGGGCGGATTCTTCACGATCCTGCACCCCCTGGACGACGGCCTGTACCGCATGATCTTCGGCAAGCTGTCCGGCAACGGCCCGGGACGCGAGGAGCCTGTGACCACCGACGAGGTCGCAGAGGCCCTCCGGGCCGTGTACGGGCCGGAGACGGAACTGGGCGAGCTGCGGGCGGCATCGCGGTTCAGCGACGCCGTGCGGCAGGTCGAGCGCTACCGCGAGAACCGTGTGTTCTTCGCGGGGGACGCCGCGCACATCCATATGCCGATCGGCGGCCAGGGAGTGAATCTGGGCGTACAGGACGCCGTCAACCTCGGCTGGAAGCTCGCCGCCGCGGTGCACGGCTGGGCGCCCACCGGCCTGCTGGACAGCTACCACGACGAACGGCATCCCGTGGCCGCGCACGTGCTGCGGCACACCCAGGCCCAAAGTCTGATCATGAATCCCGGTGGCGACGAGGACGCAGGCGCGGTCCGCGATCTGATGACGGAGCTGTTGCGCCTGCCCGACGCCAACCGCTACGTCTCCGGAATGATGTCCGGGTTGGACCTCCACTACCCGGGCGTCGGCCCCCGCCTCATCGACCACCTCCTCACCACGGAGGAGGGCTCCACCCGTGCCAGCGACCTGATGCACACGGGCCAGGGGCTGCTGCTGTCCCTCGACGGCGAGGAGAGGCCGCTGGGAGCCCACTACTCAGGCCGTGTCCGACACGTCGTCGCCGGGACCGACGAGGACACGCAGGGCGCCGACGCCCTGCTCGTCCGGCCCGACGGCTACGTCGCCTGGTCCAGCACGAACGCGGAACCTCTCGAAAGCGCCCTCACCCGGTGGTTCGGCTGA
- a CDS encoding DUF6879 family protein → MAERTLGDLLDNFQHEAFRLETLDDYSRSGSVDAVRLSPDGQPKPADYNADWCAEVGEHVATGRRMYRVHVLARPLTPRLRFEPGWGYVTNATAGEEFFILDVTDRPPPLPSDVGDFWLVDSTTAAPVRYSDDSKFLGADVLPDDQGERYAAYRDTALAHAVPFADWWATHAQ, encoded by the coding sequence GTGGCTGAACGGACCCTCGGAGACCTGCTCGACAACTTCCAGCACGAAGCGTTCCGGCTGGAAACCCTTGACGACTACAGCCGTTCAGGCAGCGTGGACGCGGTCCGGCTGTCTCCCGACGGCCAGCCGAAGCCGGCCGACTACAACGCCGACTGGTGCGCGGAAGTCGGGGAGCACGTCGCCACCGGACGGCGCATGTACCGCGTCCACGTGCTGGCGCGCCCGCTGACGCCGCGTCTCAGGTTCGAACCGGGGTGGGGCTACGTCACCAACGCCACAGCCGGTGAAGAGTTCTTCATCCTGGACGTGACAGACCGGCCGCCACCGCTGCCGTCCGACGTGGGGGACTTCTGGCTGGTGGATTCCACGACCGCAGCCCCTGTGCGCTACAGCGACGACAGCAAGTTCCTCGGGGCTGATGTGTTGCCGGACGATCAGGGCGAGCGGTACGCCGCGTACCGGGACACGGCTCTGGCGCATGCTGTCCCGTTCGCTGACTGGTGGGCGACGCACGCGCAGTGA
- a CDS encoding TetR/AcrR family transcriptional regulator: protein MNERMSLRELKKGRTRETIAETAVRLFLARGFDQVSVTEVAATAEVSRRTLFTYFPTKEDLVLQRFADHEDEAARIVRSRPAGREPLEALREALLAALEQRDPNTGLNDDPETRAFFRMILDTESLAVRLTRYASRGVDALAEALREAGTDPLTARLTAAQVLVVQHELAVMNHSCLMAGESADDRCPEAVRAAERAFDLLIHGVAAGK, encoded by the coding sequence ATGAATGAACGGATGAGTCTGCGGGAGCTCAAGAAGGGCCGGACGAGGGAGACGATCGCGGAGACGGCGGTCCGCCTCTTCCTGGCCAGGGGGTTCGACCAGGTCTCGGTCACGGAGGTCGCCGCCACGGCGGAGGTCTCGCGGCGGACGCTGTTCACCTACTTCCCGACGAAGGAAGACCTCGTGCTGCAGCGGTTCGCCGACCACGAGGACGAGGCCGCCCGCATCGTGCGCTCCCGCCCGGCCGGCAGGGAGCCGCTGGAGGCCCTCCGGGAAGCCCTGCTGGCGGCCTTGGAGCAGCGGGATCCGAACACCGGGCTGAACGACGACCCGGAGACCAGGGCCTTCTTCCGGATGATCCTCGACACGGAGAGTCTGGCGGTGCGGCTGACCCGGTACGCGTCACGCGGCGTCGACGCACTGGCCGAGGCGCTGCGGGAGGCGGGGACGGATCCGTTGACCGCGCGTCTCACGGCGGCTCAGGTGCTCGTGGTACAGCACGAACTGGCCGTCATGAACCACTCCTGCCTCATGGCCGGCGAGTCCGCCGACGACCGTTGCCCGGAGGCGGTCCGGGCGGCCGAGCGCGCCTTCGACCTGCTGATTCACGGGGTGGCGGCCGGAAAGTAG